DNA sequence from the Poecilia reticulata strain Guanapo linkage group LG19, Guppy_female_1.0+MT, whole genome shotgun sequence genome:
tttttatgattaacaAATTCAATTTCCTTCCCGGCATCACAACACCGTGGGGACAGTGCACGAGTGCTGAATCGCTTCCTTCCCAGTTCcgtttaattttcttctttttttttttgggtcgGGAACAATCCGAGTTATTTGTTTTGGACTCGAGTCCCTGGCGGCATGGCGCCACTTCCTCCCCTTCGCCAGATGGTTTCGGGCCGTACGTGTGGAGACAGAGAGTTTGCCGCTGCTCGCGTCTGACTTTCAGTTCTTCCTCCTTTCGCCACTTCCTGCCTTCACAGGTGCATCCAAACTCCAGCTTCAGAGCTCTGGAAAAGTTGACTTTGCATTTCTGTCACTTCACATCCTGGAGTTACCAAAAAAAGACTTCAGTAAAAGTGTTCGGTCCCGCCAGGGGACACACAAGGCCCCCGACAAAGTGCTGAGCTGATGAAAaccagtagaaaaaaaaaaaaaaactctctcaGTTGTGGGTTATCAGAGACATTCTGACTCTGAAGTGGAGTCTTATAATCTGAGGTATTTTACGGCTCCCTGTAGAAACCAGGAACAGCACAGATAGCTGATAAAATCACAGACTTTGGAGAATCTGGAAGGAAGTTCCTGGTGCAGCTGAAAGTAGATCCGACTGTACATGTTTATGTTAGTTTGAGACTAAATCATTCCATTATTTTAACCTACAGTTACCTTTTCCAAACATGTGACCTCTTCCAGACACTTCCAACCAGCAGGAAAACTATCCGGAAGGAAGAGGAGCTTACTAAATATGCACaggactgcaaaaaaaaaaagaaaaaaaaggcttttctaaCCCAAAACAAGATCTATTTCTGAACAAAGTGGGCGAATAGGACATGatatatttctttgtgtttcctgAAACTGTTACAAAAGTAgcttttcttattattattattcaacgTTCATTTTGCACCAAATATCCTGGTGCTTCCGTTTCTTACTTTCTGAAGGTTcatcatctgtttttattgtttgaatgGATGAATCAGAATTTGCCCGGTTTTAGTGCAACACGGACAGAAGTCTTTGGTTGTTGCAACAAATCGGTGAAGAAGTTTAGAGATGAAGACCCATCAGAAAAATGTGAGAGCAGACCACAAGCCCACGTTCAGTTCTGGACTcagttaaagttttaaaatctatCTCTAAATAAACTTTCGGCAATCTTCTAAAACTTTTCAGAACTCAGGGGAGAGGGCACAGAAAAATCGCTGGAtgatttttgcttgttttttagtAAGTAGAAAAGTAATTCAGGCGGTTGCAACTCGTCCTAAATTCTGCTGCTGACATCCTGACCAACACCAAGAATATCAGGTCACCGGGCTTCTCTTCATAAATGGAGCTTCTTCAGTCCACATTTTCTGGTTTAATTTCACTTGCAGCGCTTTACATATCACAAATACTTTCCAAAAACACTGACAGAAGCCCTTGCCAGCAGTCTTATGTGGAACACACAAAAGCTAAATAGAAAGAACTGCCYAAAATCCACGACATTTAGTTGATTTTCGCTGTGAGCAACGAGAAGACGCAGGGTGTGACCATTTGGTAATATATTAGGCTCAGAGGAAAGCCAGGATGTTGagagaaaagcagctgaagcCAAGTGGAGCAGGAGTGACAGGATGTGAAAACCAGATCAAATAAACCAGAGGAAGGACGAGGAGGGATGCAGGCCACACATAATTTAATGAAAGGGTTTAAATCTCCAACAAGGTTGACGGAGAAGAGCGGAGACTGAGCAGGAAACAAACACATGTGGGCTGAAAAAATGAGGTGGAACTGGAAACCGTCGACATGAGGTAAAAACGTGCAGGGGGGACGGAGAGGTCAGGAGGTCATCCCCTGAGAGGAGCAAGGAGGATGCTCCAGCCCAGCGGTCAGCAGGGCCTGCATCTGCTCAGCTTTCACCTGGACTCTTCTCCTAATGCTAAGctttcaaatgaaagaaaaaaattcaatttatcatttttctgttgCGATCACATTTTTATCATCTAAGACTCTATATTGACTaatatttttccccaaaaagttTTCATGAATTTTCTTCTCCcgtctctttttgttcttttcacatttttgtatttgttatgtatatttttttggtaATGGTTTTAGTGTTACGCAGTAAAATCAGCAATATACATACCTTCTGCCTTGACCCACATGCTTTTTTTGCTCTGCTGACAtccaacatgttttgtgtttcttttttctttttttttaaatcacatttccaATCTTTGTCTCTTTGTTCTGGTAAAACTCTCCCAGTTTCTACACTGAACAGTCTGTCAGTAGACGGActaaaaagtttgaataaaataaaaatatttcagtgttgaTTTCTCCAAATCCTAACGGCTTCTGTTTGCTGTAACACTTGGGACTAACTAAACGGAAAGTTGCTTCTTGAGCTAAAACTCTCTGTATTTGAGTCTTTGTCCACTATTCtcattattgttatttaaagtactttgaaaCCCCATCAAACTGTGGCGGATCTACATCTGCTTCCACCAGAACTGAAACAGAACCTATGTTTACACTGAACCACGATGACATCTAGTGGTGCTTTGAGGAACAGCAATAACCAGTCTGACAAATACAGCCCAAACTTTCTCTCTTAACAATTTAATGAGACGtattgttttattcaaaattgtttatatttcCCAGGCAGCTTAAAGTAGAGCAGCTCTAGTTTTCACTGCTTCCTGAAGGGGCTCAGGATCATGGAGATGGCTTCTGATGCTTTATGGAGCTCTTCAGTAGTTCGAGGTCCTGGAAATTAAAGCGGAACCTTGTAAGGCTCTCTGGTAATCCCCTGAAAATAAGCAACGCTGGTGATCTAGACCAACCAATAACTTTTAATACatcaaaaaaagagattttccGAAATGTGTCTCTCATGAGGCTCGAGGGTGCCATGAAATTGAGAGCAACAACCAAGGAACCCAGAAAAGAACTAGAAAAAGAAGTGGCGCGCAAGAGTGAGAGAATAAGCAAAGAACGTTTAAAACGTCCACGGCCCATTTTCAAAGGATTTCTGGGCCTATTTTAGGTTTTCGTGGAGTTTCCACAAGAAATAATTACAGGACCTGAGAGGTCGTTGTGAAACCACCAGaatcagaagaaaaatacagtaaaacctCCAGATTTAGCCGTTCATCCACTGGAATAGTAGAACTTCTAATACGATGCGATAAAGCGTCCTAAAAGGCTCAgaaatatcacataaaatgtttttttctcatagaCACATCACTTGTAAAACCAACACTATTCTATGAAATGCTATCAAAACACTCTGATAGGGTTAAAGAAAACTTGAAACTTGTTTCTGCTAAACCAAGCAGACCAATAAGAACATCAACTTCAACAGAACCCGATATTCTGCTTCAAGTAAGCATGGTGAAGACTTAATCTGCATTTGgaaatgacaacaacaaaaatgcaacaattcCTGGAATCTTCCAAACCTCAggcttatttttctttcactctctcAATAATCTTCCAAACCCGTTCTGAAAAGTCAAATCAGTTGCTCCAGTTGCACAAAATGACCCTTGGCATCACTTTAACCATACAAAATTTCAGACTACATCTGCTGGACCAAACAAACCCTAACCACAACCTAAACTATACAGCCTATCTTCAATCCAAACAATAGGCTGTTTTCCTCCTCCCTTTTGTATGATGATGGGACTTTATGAGCTGAAGCACAATATTAATGACCCCTATAGGCCAATGAAAGAACCAATTAAACCTATAAAATTGCTCATTTTCAGAACTTCCAGTCAAAGGTTAGACGTATGTTAACGAGAATCTCAATAATACCCACAAACATTATTTCAGAACTTCGCAGAATTCGAATAGACTTTGAGGAACGAAGAGCTATGCTGCAGGGTTCATGCTTCACTCTTGATGGAATCGGTGATCCACATTTCTCACAGTGCTTCGCAATGTGTTTGCAGAAGTAACTGGAATGTGATTGATACACAGTTGGATGAAACTTACCATTTAGGATTATGGTCCCATTTGGAGAGACAGTGGCAGTGACTCCAGGAAGCCCCCGGAAAAAGAGACTTGGGAACAACTCCGGATGGTAGCTGTGAAGAGCGATCATGACACAAAACGAGACAAAGTTACTGCGTTGTCGAGCACAACTAGTGCAGTCACCAAACACTGATCACttactggaaacaaaaaaaatgaataaacctTCCTTAAAATATGgtgatttgattgatttaagTGTTAAAGAGTCGTGGTTCAGGTAATGGTGAAAACAGTTGTCATTGTGCTACTTTGCAAAGAATTtgagaattacatttttaaacatttcacatgGTCATTGCAGGACATTTGTTGAGAAATCTGTCTTTATTTGTTGGGAAATGAATGTGTATTCTTTCATCTAAGTCTACAGGTGCAACATGGTAGTCAAAACCAGGAGTCACGGCTGAACGTTATTCAATGTGGGATGGGACCATCTGTTACCCGCATGCCTTTATCACCTTTGATATGTCGGAATTAGGAGAATTTTATGAACAAATATgaatttcaaaaacatgttctcaagaaaatgtttccaatgcATCTGAGTACTGCTTGACAACAAGATCTCAAAGATTCAACAGCGATGCcgacatttcatttttttgttggcCATATTGGACATTACAAGTCACTTACAGTCCCATCACCTGCGGGCGCAAACACTGTACGTTACTGCTCGTAAATCGTTGTCCTGACCTGCACTTTTTACTATATGCCTGTCGAACATCTGCTAAGTGAACTGGGAAGAATCTGCCACAGCTCACAATGTTCTTGATTTGAAAGTTCAGAAGGCGGACCGGGAAGTTGAGCTTTTGCACTATTCGGGCGAACTTCCTGGCTGCTCTGTGAGATTCGTCAATGCTGCCCAGACGGACAAAGAGAAGGTCACTTTAGTGAAACCAGCACACAGAGTTGCAGGATCTGGAGTACACACTGACCTCGTGGCTCCTGCACAAACAAGTGTCCCGTTTCTAAACAGTCTTGCTGTGGATCTTGGCTTACGGATTCTTATGGTGATTGCTGGAAACGTCTGAAATACAGCAATAAACAGaacccccccccgcccccccaaaaaacaggtAACTCTATATGTATTGGCAGCAGTAGGAGCACTCTGGAAATGTTGTATTTGAAGTTCATTCACCTTTGGGTTGTACTCACAGTTCCACGTGTTTCTGACTATAAAGTCTAGGTCCAACTTACAGCCGAGCTTTGCCGTAGACAAGACGTTACTGCATAAAAAGATTGAAACGCAGCTTTCACAACTGGATGTTGCGATTGAGAatgtcagaaaactgaaaagagaGGACTCTACTTTATCTGTGGTTTAAATGTGAGGTCCACGGGTTTTTCTGGAACTGAAGGGGGAATAGAAAAGGTGCTGTTGCTTGGCAAGACATCCAAAGTCATATTATTATGTtcagctgaaacaaacaaacaaaaaatatatatataatgttttcAGAGGTCAGACCATCTGGCCTCAAAGCTTCAGAGAACCAGGGAGTCTTCAAATACTTCTTCAAATACTCCATCTGCATACAGTTAAATGTCCAAGAATAAAACCATTTCTATTGACTCTTTGAAGAAACTCGGATCATGTGAGTCATTACAACATCTAATTTTCCATTGGAAATAATAATGTATTGTTAAACAGAATTAAATTGAGTGAATAAGCGACTTGTAGAGCcaactttaacaaataactCTCAGCAGTGGTTTGATGTTCGTCTTATCAGTCTCTCGCATCGTTATGAAGGAATTTTTGAAGTTGATTATGTTCAATCGGGTTTGAAAAGCTCTCTGAAGGACCCACCACATCATTTTAATCATGGTTGAGGTCTGGTCTTTAACTGGACCATTGAAACGGCTCTATTTTTTTCAGCTATTACGATGCAAATTTGCTCCTTTGTTTGGGAATTATTATCGTATTAATGACCCAGTTTGCATAAAGCTTCAGTTTTTGGTCAAATTACCTCATATTTTACTCAAGAACACTTTGGTAAATAGAGGAACTACTATATGCAGTCACACTTTTCCCATAGAAAATATTCTCAAAGAATCGATGCGTAAGCAGTTTCCTTTTGGGACTGATGGTATTAATAAATTGATTGAACTGAATAGACTTGGTGTTGTTCTCAAACTGTAGTTTTATGTCAAGTCACTGGTAAACAGCAGACGTGTTAGTTTGTACCTGTGTTGTTCTGTTCCAAGCAGATCATGAGTTCTTTGATTACATCTTTAATCTCCTCTTGTTTTGTGTCCTGCAGCCAGAAAATTATGGAAGAAATCAGAAATCCCAAAGAGTTTTCAAGCAGCGCTGCAGCTGCGTCTGATTCTCCGAGTTTGGATTCAAAGACAAACATGCGTACAATGATGCAAATTCAGACCAAAGGTCCTTGGAGTGCATTGtcattccttcatttttttaacagatggCATCAATTTATGTAACTCGACATGTAAACAGAAAGGTTTCACAGAAattaaatggggaaaaaagcccAGCAACATGTCTTCACTAAGGGTACACTCAGTAAACAACACAAATGGAACCTGTAGGATTTGACCAAACCCAAGGCATTATACcattaattaattagttaattataCTATTAGTTAATGGTATATTGttgcattgttgtgatgacatgctgaaggtcgagtgtcagaaagagcaggagctttttaaagattttaaagtgtCAAATTACAAACTCAGATGTCTTTAGTTTGTTACTTAGTTACTCGTTTGTGCATGATACCGTCTCTTTAATGTAACTTTAAATGTTAAGTCCACAGCACGGGTGTGTTGGCATCTAACTGGTGAACAGGACAACAACATTTGTACTTACAGTTAAGATATACTTTTCAAAAAAGTGCTCCAGGTTGTGCCAGTCCATGACGGAGTCCATTATGGGAAATGTTTCATCAGTGTCCTCTCAGCTGCTGTTTATTAGCAACTGACTAAGGTTCACWCATTTACCGTTGTTTGGATTTAAGTATTTTCAGTCGAGAGAATTCTGTTGCTAAGTTACTGAAATTACAAAAGATGCAACACGGACTAGCTCTTGATTGATTCATCKGTCTAAATTTACAGGATAACCTCCTGTAATGTTTACTGTTAATACAAATTAATCAATTGTGTTCCCACCATTCTCTATAATTCCCTCATTTCTCTGTTTCTTATCAATAgctatttgtttttatgggTTTTATATTACGTTGGTAATTTYATTGTACGCCTCATAGAGGCCAAATATCTGTACTTGTTATGCTCGACTGTTTGAAAAGGGCTTTATTAATAATGTTTGATTGAATTCAGTAATAGAGCTCGTGaatttcaaggtttttattAGCAGAGCTTCAGAGAGTCGTCAGTAAGGATGAAGAGTTTTCCCagtgaaacaaacacaagagtGCTATTTTGATGTCTGAGCCACTTCTGTGCTACTTTTCCCAGTGACTTGGTACTCATGATTCATAGATCATCAACAAATTGCTCCTGGAATATTGAACAGCGTTGCATTCGTTAGACGTCTTGGCAAACCAAATTGTTAGATGAACTCCGacttgatttttactttttgtctccTTTTGAAATTTTCCTTACCGCAGTTAACAGTCTAGTTGAAGGCACTTGATAAATGGTTGAATATTTCTTTCCCATGAAGCTCTCTTGATACAAAACAAATGACAACGTGAAAAGTAACCACGGGTTGATGTTTCATATCAAGCACAGCTCAATATGAAATCAGCCATTCCGCACTTCTAAATGAGATAATTTGTCCTTAAATGCTGTTCTCTTTATTTGAGCAACTTTTGTAGTTTCTCAAAAACTCAGGAAATTGAATTTCACTTTGTCCCTCTCACTTAAACGTAAATAAATAGTCACTTTATAACCTAAAGTCTCGTTTCTCTTGCACTTCTCACCGGTCACTGGGAAGCGAGGTTAGTCAAAATTCTTTctcaaatgtacttttttggaactTCACTTTCTATTcttagttctgattggttctttttCGAGATGagttcataaaatgtttcatcCSCAGAACTATTCCTGGCCTTGTTCCTGTTTGTCTGTCCTTTAAAGAACGGCATATGGGAAGTAATTGTGTCCGCTCGACATCCTGGACTaaaaggggaaaataaagtGGTCTAAATCTCGCAGCTCGAACAACTTCTTTCATCATCTGAATCTGAACGAGGCCATGTCATTAGCCGACTATAAACACGGTTAACTGTTCTGACTGATCAGAGCCTCGGTGGCTTTCCTTTTGGAGCAGAAGAGTAATTGATTTTGAATAAACCCATGTGTCTTTTGCTGCAGAAAAGTTTAATTGttgacattaaagaaaaaaagtgttttttaaaaaatattcatataatTTATGTTGCTGGTGCARACTGCAGATAATCTGAGCTCATAAACTGCCTCCTTCCTGTTTGCACTTATCCTCCAGATCTGATCATCAGCAGAGAACACATCATTCTGGCAAATCCCTCATCATTCTTCCCTTTTCTTGTGCTTTTACTCTTCAAAgaaccaattttcttttttctttttatgaacaTCGTTYTCTTGCTTTCTGTTATTATCACTATcattctttcttctctttttccctTCTCCATTACATCCTAGATGTTCTGTTTGTCTAATCTGACAGTTCCGGCTTTTAttcctccttcctgtttgttttcaacCTTCCTTTTCCATTCTGGTATGAAGAATCTTCAAACTTCAGTTGATTCAAAAGTTTTAACGTATAACTGGTGTGTGTGKgtttttttttaaccatgtcTAAAAGGATTTACATCTGAGATCAAACTTACAAAATCACGCTACATCTCTTCCTGTCGATTTATCCTCCCTTTCCTCTATTTTTGTCccccctttttttgtcttttgatcctttcttccctctctcctccctcctccctgGAACAGGGGAACAGAAGGAAACCTCAGGCCCTCCTTCCTCACGTCTGGCCGTCCAATGGGAGCTGGGTGGGAGGCARATCGGCAGCGGGACTCACACCCTCCAGATGTGGRACTCGCTGCGCTCAGTTAACCACAGTGAAACGTGAGCTCCCTCTGCTCTTCTCCAACCCGGGCCGTCTGTATTTTTGGGATGTTTTAAACGGGCCGGGACAAAGACATGTTTCCAGGCCGGATCCCGGCCTGAGCAGATGTTCCTGCTCTGTGGAGGACAAGGGAAGGAAGAAGGACGAGGCAGAGGAGAAGACCTTATTTCTGCAGAGAWAGGAGGGGATAAATGGTAAAGTTTGGTTTTGGTGCCTTGACGCAGCTGTGGAGCTGGAGCTCGGTTGACAGTGGCAGCTGCATGCTTGTGGGTTAAACTCTGTCTTAGTTTCATGTTTGCTGTCAGAAACACTAAGAttctgcctctgattggtttgtCGAGGCGCCGATTAATTCACAGTGGAATGAGCCACGTGTTGATGGTCATCTGCGTATTTACAACTTGAAAAGGCTAGAAATGCACATAGGTCTCTGTCCAGGTTTCAGCAGCTCTCTCTTATAAAATGGGAAACGGCTTACACTTGTATAGCGCTTTGGACCAGAGGACCACAAACCACGTCTCGCTACAGTCtctcattcacccattcattcACACTCatggtggcaagctactggatagtagccacagctgccctggggcactTTGACAGAGGTGAGGCTGCCATGCCACCAACAGGCAAAgcgggtgaagtgtcttgcccaagggcACAACAACAGAGGAGGACAAAGATGGAATTGGASCAGCAAYCAATTGATTGTGGGACAAACTCCAACTACTGTCACCACCCTTTCAAATGACTTATTCCCACTTAGCTCAATACCGCATGCTCACCATGGAGACAGTAAGTAGAGATGTTTAAAGACCGTCATAAACAAGTTTATTAGTAAATCCTGATTGTAAcgcataaacacattttaacaagaaGCAAYAAGTAACCTGCTAgcttattttcagtttccaacAAGCTGCCCATAAAGTAGTGAAGAGCTTTAGCTATCAGTCTGTAGCTAATCTTCAAGGTCTTGTGTGACCTGTTTGTTTAAGTCTACTAATGAGCAGATTGGAATGGTGAAATTTGCACGTAGTTTTGACCCAAGTGTGGAGTGACGGTGTTGTCAGGCGGATTTACCAGCTGCAGGTCGACAGACTCGGTATGCCTGGTAGGCGCATcaagcagcatcagcagcactGGGCCGAGTTTGATAGAAGAATTTTAGCAAATATCTGAACCAACAGACTCGCAAAGATACATGCC
Encoded proteins:
- the LOC103481886 gene encoding TATA-box-binding protein-like isoform X1, whose translation is MDSVMDWHNLEHFFEKYILTDTKQEEIKDVIKELMICLEQNNTAEHNNMTLDVLPSNSTFSIPPSVPEKPVDLTFKPQINNVLSTAKLGCKLDLDFIVRNTWNCEYNPKTFPAITIRIRKPRSTARLFRNGTLVCAGATSIDESHRAARKFARIVQKLNFPVRLLNFQIKNIVSCGRFFPVHLADVRQAYSKKCSYHPELFPSLFFRGLPGVTATVSPNGTIILNGPRTTEELHKASEAISMILSPFRKQ
- the LOC103481886 gene encoding TATA-box-binding protein-like isoform X2, whose translation is MDSVMDWHNLEHFFEKYILTDTKQEEIKDVIKELMICLEQNNTAEHNNMTLDVLPSNSTFSIPPSVPEKPVDLTFKPQINNVLSTAKLGCKLDLDFIVRNTWNCEYNPKTFPAITIRIRKPRSTARLFRNGTLVCAGATSIDESHRAARKFARIVQKLNFPVRLLNFQIKNIVSCGRFFPVHLADVRQAYSKKCSYHPELFPSLFFRGLPGVTATVSPNGTIILNA
- the LOC103481886 gene encoding TATA-box-binding protein 2-like isoform X3 is translated as MDSVMDWHNLEHFFEKYILTDTKQEEIKDVIKELMICLEQNNTAEHNNMTLDVLPSNSTFSIPPSVPEKPVDLTFKPQINNVLSTAKLGCKLDLDFIVRNTWNCEYNPKTFPAITIRIRKPRSTARLFRNGTLVCAGATSIDESHRAARKFARIVQKLNFPVRLLNFQIKNILPSGVVPKSLFPGASWSHCHCLSKWDHNPKCLALGEESR